From a single Chitinophaga sp. Cy-1792 genomic region:
- a CDS encoding LacI family DNA-binding transcriptional regulator gives MRKVVSSGQPTIKEIAKRLNISVSTVSRALHDHHSIGLRTKARVQELAAELGYERNQTAIFFQQGKTFTIGILLPELSEAFFASAISGIEDAAYSNNYTVLLGQSHDDEAREKQIIQSMKHHRVDGIIVSVAKNTRNYEHFEMLRQARIPVVFFDRIPNLADINSVSCNLESGTVEAVDFLLKKGHRVIGMINGPEQMVANKDRTNGYIQALSKHRLKYDPELIVNSDLTAAGTTTAMQHLLSLKRKVTAVVTFNDYVAMDAVQYALKQNLEINKDITFVSYANTPVSGYTAFPPAASVEQFPYQQGQAATNMLLDILNGKHALNDYQKMIIESKLVSH, from the coding sequence ATGAGAAAGGTGGTTTCTTCGGGTCAACCGACAATAAAGGAAATTGCTAAGCGGCTGAATATCTCTGTATCTACCGTATCAAGGGCATTACACGATCATCACAGTATCGGGTTAAGGACCAAGGCAAGGGTGCAGGAACTGGCCGCAGAACTGGGATATGAGCGCAATCAGACAGCGATTTTCTTCCAGCAGGGCAAGACCTTTACGATTGGTATTTTGCTACCCGAACTCTCGGAGGCATTTTTTGCCAGTGCTATTAGTGGTATTGAAGATGCTGCCTACAGCAACAACTACACAGTACTCCTCGGGCAGTCGCACGACGATGAAGCCCGTGAAAAACAAATTATCCAGAGCATGAAACACCATCGGGTAGATGGTATTATTGTGTCTGTCGCCAAAAACACCCGCAACTACGAACATTTTGAAATGCTGCGCCAGGCCAGGATCCCGGTCGTATTCTTCGATCGTATCCCCAACCTCGCCGATATCAACAGCGTTTCCTGCAACCTGGAATCAGGTACCGTAGAAGCAGTGGATTTCCTCCTGAAAAAAGGGCATCGCGTGATCGGCATGATCAACGGCCCGGAACAGATGGTGGCCAATAAAGACCGCACCAACGGCTATATACAGGCACTCAGCAAACATCGCCTGAAGTATGACCCTGAACTGATCGTCAACTCAGACCTTACCGCAGCCGGCACCACTACTGCCATGCAACACCTGCTGTCGCTCAAAAGAAAAGTAACCGCAGTGGTTACCTTCAACGACTATGTAGCCATGGATGCCGTTCAATATGCACTCAAACAAAACCTGGAGATAAACAAGGACATTACCTTCGTTTCATATGCCAATACACCGGTAAGCGGATATACCGCCTTCCCGCCTGCTGCATCCGTAGAGCAGTTCCCCTATCAGCAGGGACAGGCAGCCACCAACATGCTGCTGGATATTCTCAACGGAAAACATGCGCTCAACGATTATCAAAAAATGATCATCGAATCAAAACTGGTATCTCACTAA
- a CDS encoding OmpA family protein, with translation MKIERFVLPVLAISTVLASCSAPRKLRESEARNARLDSLYRSTAAQLKKCDEDAARAAAAYKDRVQNMTDQQDQLKANNSQMLEHLKELSVISSSQAESIKKSLDNIGAKDAYIKDLQGAIARKDSLNMQLVLNLKGAIGNLDDKDINIKVEKGVVYIDISDKLLFKSGSYDVTDRAKDVLGKVAKVLLNQPDIEFMVEGHTDNVPYRPNVLLDNWDLSVKRATSVVRILQNQYGIPPARMTAAGRSEFVPVASNDTPEGKAANRRTRIVILPQLDQFFKLLEKPGN, from the coding sequence ATGAAAATAGAACGTTTTGTCCTGCCTGTGCTTGCAATCAGTACCGTACTGGCATCCTGTTCAGCTCCACGCAAGCTGAGGGAATCTGAGGCAAGAAATGCCCGCCTGGACAGTTTATACCGCAGCACAGCAGCACAACTGAAGAAATGTGATGAAGATGCAGCTCGTGCAGCTGCTGCTTATAAGGATCGTGTTCAAAATATGACCGATCAGCAAGACCAGCTGAAAGCTAACAACAGCCAGATGCTGGAACACCTCAAAGAACTCTCTGTTATCTCCAGCTCTCAGGCAGAAAGCATCAAAAAATCACTGGATAATATCGGTGCAAAAGATGCATACATCAAAGATCTTCAAGGTGCTATCGCCCGCAAAGATTCGCTGAACATGCAGCTGGTACTCAACCTGAAAGGCGCCATCGGTAACCTGGATGATAAAGACATCAACATCAAAGTAGAAAAAGGTGTGGTTTACATCGATATCTCTGATAAACTGCTGTTTAAAAGCGGTAGCTATGATGTAACTGACCGTGCAAAAGATGTACTGGGTAAAGTAGCCAAAGTACTGCTGAACCAGCCTGACATCGAGTTCATGGTGGAAGGTCATACCGATAACGTGCCTTACCGCCCGAACGTACTGCTCGACAACTGGGATCTGTCCGTAAAACGTGCTACTTCCGTTGTTCGTATCCTCCAGAACCAATACGGTATTCCTCCTGCAAGGATGACTGCTGCCGGCCGTTCTGAATTCGTTCCTGTGGCATCCAACGATACACCGGAAGGTAAAGCTGCCAACCGCAGAACCAGAATCGTGATCCTGCCTCAGCTCGACCAGTTCTTCAAACTGCTGGAAAAACCAGGTAACTAA
- a CDS encoding alpha/beta hydrolase encodes MKSYQSNKAWSALNALLPEAFQIKPDNLPLEETWEWHGNQMHLDRYPNPGAEYRIFLHHGVGTNGRQLNMIFGHKMAALGYDVVAMDNLGYGMTEVNQKDITYNDWVHSFADFVNAETKRDYKKPVLYGLSAGGMLIYNASCFMNEVHGMIGMCFLQNDNKYVGNKTAKFHGTNWLVIPVMEKLSKTKARTALIAMKDVSKMDCLCNNEAALQIFLKDYASAGAKVQLQFLADYMTYKLPIPVEAYDKCPILLTQPELDRWTPLELSELSMKGIKAPYTVKILEGGGHYPMEEKALVELIAYADEFIKSLK; translated from the coding sequence ATGAAATCCTACCAATCAAATAAAGCATGGTCAGCACTGAATGCATTGCTTCCCGAAGCATTTCAGATCAAGCCGGACAATCTTCCGCTGGAAGAAACCTGGGAATGGCATGGTAATCAGATGCACCTCGACCGTTATCCCAATCCAGGTGCTGAATACAGGATTTTCCTGCATCACGGCGTTGGTACCAACGGAAGGCAGCTTAATATGATTTTCGGTCATAAAATGGCTGCATTAGGCTATGATGTGGTGGCTATGGACAACCTCGGTTACGGTATGACGGAAGTCAACCAGAAAGATATCACCTATAACGACTGGGTCCATTCGTTTGCAGACTTCGTTAATGCAGAAACAAAGCGGGATTATAAAAAGCCGGTTCTTTACGGGCTCAGCGCAGGCGGTATGCTGATCTATAACGCTTCCTGCTTTATGAATGAAGTACATGGCATGATTGGCATGTGTTTTCTGCAGAATGACAATAAATATGTGGGCAATAAAACAGCTAAGTTTCATGGCACCAACTGGCTGGTTATTCCTGTCATGGAAAAATTATCCAAAACCAAAGCCAGGACAGCGCTCATTGCCATGAAAGATGTTTCTAAAATGGATTGCCTGTGTAATAACGAGGCAGCCCTGCAAATTTTCCTGAAAGATTATGCATCCGCAGGTGCAAAAGTGCAACTGCAGTTTCTGGCTGATTATATGACCTACAAGTTACCAATACCCGTTGAAGCATATGATAAATGCCCGATTTTATTGACGCAGCCTGAGCTGGACAGGTGGACGCCGCTGGAGCTCAGTGAGCTATCGATGAAAGGGATTAAGGCGCCATATACCGTAAAAATCCTGGAAGGCGGCGGGCATTATCCGATGGAAGAAAAGGCATTGGTAGAATTAATTGCCTACGCAGATGAATTTATTAAATCGCTTAAATAG
- a CDS encoding Crp/Fnr family transcriptional regulator — translation MKDSDYVDALIQMLAADDQQLSLLLREKCEVLTLKKGETLIAFQSSNRKIYWIATGSFIRNIITSRGEEKTVMFHTESFCEFFKSYDTVYLHSKTNYEIIANEAAVVIAIHFDILMNVMKNNLKLLQFYNEKTEALFVTIDLFRNFQLGLTSEEYLDWLYHNYPFLFKRFPAQSIASFMGITPVWLSKLKAKLIS, via the coding sequence ATGAAAGATAGCGATTACGTAGATGCACTTATACAAATGCTGGCTGCGGATGATCAGCAACTCTCGCTGCTTCTGAGAGAAAAATGTGAAGTACTAACGCTGAAGAAAGGAGAAACGCTCATTGCATTTCAATCTTCCAACAGAAAAATTTACTGGATTGCGACAGGAAGCTTTATTCGCAACATCATTACTTCCCGCGGGGAAGAAAAAACCGTCATGTTCCATACAGAAAGCTTCTGCGAGTTCTTTAAATCCTACGATACCGTATATCTTCACAGCAAAACCAACTATGAAATTATTGCCAATGAGGCAGCTGTCGTAATAGCCATCCATTTTGATATACTGATGAACGTCATGAAAAACAATTTAAAACTGCTGCAGTTTTATAATGAAAAAACAGAAGCATTATTTGTTACCATTGATTTATTCCGAAACTTTCAATTAGGGCTTACCAGCGAAGAATACCTGGATTGGCTCTACCATAATTACCCCTTTCTTTTCAAGCGTTTCCCTGCCCAAAGCATTGCCAGTTTTATGGGTATTACCCCTGTCTGGCTCAGTAAATTAAAGGCAAAACTCATTTCTTAA
- a CDS encoding DUF2867 domain-containing protein, with amino-acid sequence MDLKYWDTYIRQRRFYKDIREMTIADTDRERVSANFFAIGGHQGWYYGDWLWQLRGWMDQLAGGPGLKRGRVHPTALQAGDHVDVWRVLEANKASDILLLKAEMKMPGEAWLHFQLKDNKIVQTAIYVPGSVFGDIYWASVWPFHGFIFPGMLRGIVAHNG; translated from the coding sequence ATGGATTTAAAATACTGGGATACATATATCCGTCAAAGAAGATTTTATAAAGATATCCGGGAGATGACCATCGCGGATACAGACAGGGAAAGGGTTAGCGCCAATTTTTTTGCAATCGGCGGCCACCAGGGATGGTACTATGGCGACTGGCTATGGCAGCTCCGCGGCTGGATGGACCAGCTGGCCGGCGGCCCCGGACTGAAACGCGGAAGGGTCCATCCTACTGCTTTACAGGCAGGTGATCATGTAGATGTATGGCGGGTACTGGAAGCAAATAAAGCGTCAGATATATTGTTGCTGAAAGCCGAAATGAAGATGCCCGGTGAAGCCTGGCTGCACTTTCAGCTGAAAGACAATAAAATAGTACAAACGGCAATATATGTGCCGGGGTCTGTTTTCGGAGATATATACTGGGCCAGCGTCTGGCCATTTCATGGTTTTATTTTTCCCGGTATGCTGCGCGGCATCGTAGCTCATAATGGTTAA
- a CDS encoding DinB family protein gives MYDTKLIVQSLRDELLKGNAHVTFEEAIRNLPAEKRGEVPENMPYSIWQLVGHIRMTQWDILDFSRNPHYKELSWPHDYWPKERAPKNEDAWKKCIHEIKEDLHAFIALLEAPDAKLFEPFAHGDGQHLFREALLIIDHNSYHVGEIVALRRLLGVWHG, from the coding sequence ATGTACGATACTAAACTGATAGTACAATCGCTCCGCGACGAACTGCTGAAAGGCAATGCACATGTAACCTTTGAAGAAGCCATACGTAACCTTCCGGCAGAAAAACGCGGCGAAGTGCCGGAAAATATGCCCTACAGCATCTGGCAGCTGGTAGGCCATATCCGTATGACACAGTGGGACATCCTGGATTTCTCCAGGAACCCGCATTACAAAGAACTCAGCTGGCCGCACGACTACTGGCCAAAAGAACGGGCGCCCAAAAATGAAGATGCCTGGAAAAAATGTATTCACGAGATCAAAGAAGACCTCCATGCATTTATTGCCCTGCTGGAAGCCCCTGACGCAAAACTCTTTGAACCCTTTGCCCATGGCGACGGACAGCACCTCTTCCGGGAAGCCCTGCTGATCATCGATCATAATAGCTATCATGTAGGAGAAATTGTTGCATTACGCCGGCTCCTGGGCGTATGGCACGGATAG
- a CDS encoding L-histidine N(alpha)-methyltransferase: MAQLTVISTPANVFRTRPASSFYHDVVQGLRAQQKYLDPKYFYDAAGDELFQQIMQCPEYYLTGCEMEIMTQQSAAIAAAFSKYAADYDVIELGAGDASKSIHLLQQLIDNGTDYTYYPIDISGNVIQLLNSSLPQQLPQLSFRGLQGEYFEMLKYASTISSRRKILLFMGGNIGNFSPAAARSFCQQLRQHLQSGDLLLTGFDLKKHPQLILHAYNDSAGITREFNFNLLRRINRELQADFDTSKFEHFPTYDPQSGSCKSYLISLCAQQVHIGDDVTIPFRENEPIYMEISQKYDPVEINQLAAFGGFAPVAEFRDQRNWFSDCLWQAV, from the coding sequence ATGGCACAATTAACTGTAATTTCCACACCAGCAAACGTTTTCCGGACACGTCCCGCAAGCTCCTTCTACCACGATGTAGTACAGGGACTACGGGCACAACAAAAATACCTGGACCCGAAATACTTCTATGATGCCGCCGGCGATGAACTATTTCAGCAAATCATGCAATGTCCTGAATATTACCTGACAGGCTGTGAAATGGAGATTATGACACAGCAGTCTGCCGCCATAGCAGCGGCTTTCAGCAAGTACGCCGCCGATTACGATGTCATCGAACTGGGTGCCGGCGATGCATCTAAATCTATACACCTGCTGCAACAGCTGATAGATAACGGCACCGACTATACGTACTATCCTATAGACATTTCAGGAAATGTTATTCAGCTCCTCAACAGCAGTTTGCCGCAACAACTGCCACAGCTCAGTTTCCGCGGATTGCAAGGAGAATATTTCGAGATGTTGAAATATGCTTCCACCATATCTTCCAGGAGAAAAATCCTGTTATTCATGGGAGGCAATATCGGTAACTTCTCACCCGCAGCGGCACGCAGCTTCTGTCAGCAATTGCGGCAGCACCTGCAAAGCGGCGATTTACTGCTCACAGGTTTCGACCTGAAGAAACACCCGCAATTAATTCTGCATGCATATAATGACAGCGCAGGAATCACCAGAGAATTCAACTTCAACCTGCTAAGACGCATCAACAGAGAATTGCAGGCCGATTTCGACACCAGTAAATTCGAACATTTCCCTACTTATGATCCGCAATCAGGTTCCTGCAAAAGTTACCTGATCAGCTTATGCGCACAACAGGTTCATATAGGCGACGACGTTACCATTCCCTTCCGGGAAAATGAACCTATCTACATGGAGATTTCACAAAAATATGATCCTGTAGAAATCAATCAGCTGGCGGCTTTTGGTGGATTTGCTCCTGTAGCGGAATTCCGCGACCAGCGTAACTGGTTCTCCGATTGTCTGTGGCAGGCTGTTTGA
- the egtB gene encoding ergothioneine biosynthesis protein EgtB — MALLEKYKTVRSRSEYICRPLKTEDYVVQPVVDVSPPKWHLGHTTWFFETFILLPNAPGYTEFDPQYNFVFNSYYESVGARVIRTDRGNLSRPAVEDVMRYRRHVDAAMEKFLSGPLEADLKALITLGLNHEEQHQELLYTDIKYILGHNPLMPPYDETRNSQGIPATPANWITIPAGIYEIGFQGDGFCFDNELGRHKVYLHEYAISSALVTNAEYLEFINSGGYQDFKYWHAEGWDWVKHNEIRCPMYWYQIDEKWHCYTWQGLQPLDPETPVCHISYYEATAYAAWKGLRLPTEAEWEVAADKFEWGRRWEWTESAYLPYPGFTKAPGAIGEYNGKFMVNQMVLRGASEVTPPDHSRITYRNFFHPPLRWQFTGIRLAKG; from the coding sequence ATGGCTTTGCTCGAAAAATATAAAACTGTAAGATCACGTTCTGAATATATCTGCCGGCCGCTGAAAACGGAGGACTACGTAGTACAACCCGTTGTAGATGTGAGTCCGCCGAAGTGGCACCTGGGCCATACCACCTGGTTTTTTGAGACTTTCATCCTGCTTCCTAATGCTCCCGGCTACACGGAATTCGATCCGCAGTACAATTTTGTTTTCAACAGTTACTACGAATCTGTGGGCGCCCGCGTTATCCGTACAGACCGTGGTAATCTGAGCCGCCCCGCCGTAGAAGACGTAATGCGGTACCGCCGCCATGTGGATGCCGCCATGGAAAAATTCCTGAGCGGGCCACTGGAAGCAGATCTCAAAGCTTTGATTACGCTGGGTCTTAATCATGAGGAACAACACCAGGAATTACTGTACACCGATATCAAATATATACTCGGCCACAATCCACTGATGCCCCCGTATGATGAAACGAGGAACAGCCAGGGTATCCCGGCCACTCCGGCCAACTGGATTACCATACCCGCAGGGATATACGAAATAGGTTTCCAGGGAGATGGATTTTGTTTTGATAATGAGTTAGGCAGACATAAAGTCTACCTGCATGAATACGCCATCAGCTCAGCGCTGGTGACCAATGCCGAATACCTGGAATTCATTAACAGTGGCGGTTACCAGGACTTTAAATACTGGCATGCAGAGGGCTGGGACTGGGTAAAACACAATGAAATCAGGTGCCCGATGTACTGGTACCAGATAGATGAAAAGTGGCATTGTTACACCTGGCAAGGCTTGCAGCCACTGGACCCGGAGACGCCCGTATGTCATATCAGCTATTACGAGGCCACCGCATATGCCGCCTGGAAAGGGTTACGGCTTCCAACAGAAGCTGAATGGGAAGTAGCAGCTGACAAATTCGAATGGGGACGCCGCTGGGAATGGACAGAAAGCGCGTACCTCCCCTACCCTGGCTTCACCAAGGCACCTGGTGCCATCGGAGAATACAACGGAAAATTCATGGTAAATCAGATGGTGCTGAGAGGCGCCTCTGAGGTAACACCTCCTGATCATAGCAGGATTACATACCGCAACTTTTTTCATCCACCGCTACGGTGGCAGTTTACAGGAATAAGACTTGCAAAAGGCTAA
- a CDS encoding ABC transporter permease/substrate-binding protein, protein MEATPGFFSFIQQESGKLLEQTITHTGLTFISVLIAIAIGLPAGILITRRKRLAAPVLGIAGVLQTIPSIALLGFMIPLLGIGPKPAIVALFLYALLPIIRNTYTGIKGVDPAVTEAATGMGMSDRQLLLKVQLPLAMPVILAGIRTATVINVGVATLAAYIAAGGLGEFIFGGIALNNTNMILAGAIPAALLAILFDWLISLLQKSRISGSRWRLYALPLLIFGLSSFYLIPSTDSKLTAGFTPEFMGRRDGDIGLKAIYGLHIHTLVISDMIMYNAAYEKKVDVISGSSTDGRVKAFNLAVLEDDKHIFPPYYAAPIVRNATLQQYPELEPVLDQLAGTINDSIMTALNYQVDFLKYSPEKVAKDFLTAKNLWKPARKGNKGTITIGCKIFGDGYILANMYKMLIEGNTDLEVSTKLGLGGTKICFEALNNNQLDLYPEYSGTGLLVILQAPDTVTDRIISSSQQVFDYVSSEFEKKYQIKWLKPIGFNNTYALMMRKEQADKLNIHTISDLSRYMKK, encoded by the coding sequence ATGGAAGCAACACCAGGATTTTTCTCCTTCATACAACAGGAATCAGGTAAGCTGCTGGAACAAACCATCACGCATACCGGACTCACCTTCATATCCGTGCTGATAGCCATCGCCATCGGCCTGCCGGCCGGCATCCTGATCACCCGCCGGAAGCGACTGGCAGCGCCTGTGCTGGGTATTGCCGGCGTACTACAAACCATTCCCAGCATTGCACTGCTCGGTTTTATGATACCGCTGCTGGGAATAGGCCCCAAACCGGCCATAGTGGCGTTATTCCTATATGCTTTACTACCCATCATCCGCAATACCTATACCGGCATTAAAGGAGTGGACCCAGCCGTCACGGAAGCCGCTACCGGCATGGGTATGAGCGACCGCCAGCTGTTACTGAAAGTACAGCTGCCACTGGCCATGCCTGTTATCCTCGCAGGCATCCGCACCGCTACGGTAATCAACGTGGGCGTAGCCACCCTGGCGGCTTACATCGCTGCCGGCGGACTCGGCGAATTCATATTTGGCGGTATCGCACTGAACAATACCAATATGATCCTTGCCGGCGCCATACCAGCCGCATTACTGGCCATCCTGTTCGACTGGCTCATTTCCCTGTTACAAAAATCAAGGATCAGCGGTTCACGGTGGCGACTATACGCTTTACCCCTGCTGATATTCGGCCTATCATCTTTCTATCTTATACCATCTACAGACAGCAAGCTGACAGCAGGTTTCACGCCGGAATTCATGGGACGCCGCGACGGCGACATCGGGCTTAAAGCAATTTACGGGCTACACATACACACACTTGTCATCAGCGACATGATCATGTACAATGCCGCCTATGAAAAAAAGGTGGACGTTATCAGCGGAAGTAGCACCGATGGGCGGGTAAAAGCTTTTAATCTGGCCGTACTGGAAGATGATAAACATATCTTCCCGCCCTATTATGCCGCACCCATCGTGCGCAATGCCACCTTACAGCAATACCCGGAACTGGAACCCGTACTCGATCAACTGGCTGGTACAATTAATGATAGCATAATGACGGCATTGAACTATCAGGTGGATTTCCTGAAATATAGTCCGGAAAAAGTGGCAAAGGATTTCCTTACGGCTAAAAATCTCTGGAAACCCGCCCGCAAAGGCAATAAAGGCACTATCACCATCGGCTGTAAAATATTCGGCGACGGCTATATCCTTGCCAATATGTACAAAATGCTGATAGAAGGAAATACCGACCTGGAAGTAAGTACCAAACTGGGACTCGGCGGCACAAAAATTTGTTTCGAAGCATTGAACAATAATCAGCTTGACTTGTATCCGGAATATAGCGGTACAGGTTTGCTGGTTATCCTTCAGGCGCCCGACACCGTTACCGACCGGATTATCAGCAGCAGTCAGCAGGTATTTGATTATGTAAGCAGCGAATTTGAGAAAAAATACCAGATCAAATGGTTAAAACCGATCGGCTTCAATAATACATATGCTTTGATGATGCGCAAGGAACAGGCTGATAAACTGAATATTCACACTATTTCCGATTTATCTCGTTATATGAAAAAATAA
- a CDS encoding ABC transporter ATP-binding protein: MIQLTHVSKIFDNGKNAVDDISFEVQAGEILVLLGTSGCGKTTTLRMINRLLEPSAGNIFIDGADTSTIPPTTLRKGMGYVMQNNGLFPHYTVLENISTVPQLLGWDDDKTRERCISLMHKLKLNPDTYADVYPAQLSGGQQQRVGLARALAADPPVLLMDEPFGALDPLTRSGVRKEFKTLDELHKKTVVLVTHDIEEALELGHRICLMNEGRIQQIGSPIELLFRPHNDFVRNFFDGQRLQLELSVLHLQDIWQFIPLTDIPDSYREVPASTNCWEALSLLGKGNVVARSGTLSKPITASSIMDGLHSFKKH, from the coding sequence ATGATCCAATTAACACATGTCAGCAAAATTTTTGATAACGGAAAAAATGCAGTAGACGATATTTCCTTTGAAGTACAGGCAGGTGAAATCCTGGTACTGTTAGGCACCAGCGGCTGTGGTAAAACCACTACCCTCCGCATGATCAACCGACTCCTGGAACCCTCTGCCGGCAACATTTTCATTGATGGTGCCGACACCAGCACCATCCCGCCTACCACCCTACGCAAGGGCATGGGTTATGTCATGCAAAACAATGGCCTCTTCCCACATTATACCGTACTGGAAAATATCAGCACCGTACCACAGCTACTGGGATGGGACGACGACAAAACCCGGGAACGCTGTATCTCCCTCATGCATAAACTGAAATTAAATCCGGATACCTATGCAGACGTATACCCAGCACAACTCAGCGGTGGCCAGCAACAACGCGTCGGACTGGCAAGGGCACTCGCCGCAGACCCACCGGTACTCCTGATGGACGAACCCTTCGGCGCCTTGGACCCACTCACGCGATCGGGTGTACGAAAAGAATTTAAAACACTGGACGAACTACATAAAAAAACGGTTGTCCTGGTGACCCACGACATTGAAGAAGCCCTTGAACTAGGCCATCGCATCTGCCTGATGAACGAAGGACGTATCCAGCAGATCGGCTCTCCTATTGAGTTGCTTTTCCGGCCACACAACGATTTTGTACGTAACTTCTTCGATGGTCAGCGGCTACAGCTGGAGCTTTCCGTGCTGCACCTCCAGGATATCTGGCAATTTATTCCACTGACGGATATCCCCGACAGCTACCGCGAAGTTCCTGCCAGCACCAACTGCTGGGAGGCCTTGTCGCTACTCGGTAAAGGCAATGTGGTAGCACGTTCCGGCACTCTTTCCAAACCTATCACCGCCAGCAGCATCATGGATGGCCTTCACTCATTTAAAAAACATTAA
- a CDS encoding mercuric reductase: MEKFDAIIIGSGQAGNPLASKLAAKGLKTAIIEKRALGGTCINDGCTPTKAMIACAKVAEAIRNSQRWGISVDHSSMEIDLPFIVHRKNEIVQNFRNSILRGFDNKPEIKLFMGTAAFSGLKKVMINKLDGGNVEIEADKIFINTGATTIIPDIPGIDTVPFLTSTTILDQMEVPEELIVLGGSYIGLELGQLYHRLGSNVTIVEPGIHLMSREDEDVAATVKKFLETEGLDIHLSAHPDSISYDNGTISLNIIAGNTRKTITGTHLLVATGRKPQSAGLQLSKTNVTTDDHGFIQVNDFLETTCPGIYALGDVKPGPAFTHMSYNDHLIVYHNIFENKHESIRTRPIPYCMFTDPQLGRIGLSEKEAVQAGYPIKVAKLGMNKVARAIETGLTTGFMKAIVHAATDKILGAAVIGDQGGEIMSMLQLAMAGDITARQLSQMIFAHPLYAESLNNLFLTLEK; encoded by the coding sequence ATGGAAAAATTTGACGCTATCATTATAGGATCAGGCCAGGCTGGAAATCCGCTGGCAAGCAAGCTTGCCGCAAAAGGACTGAAAACTGCCATTATTGAAAAGCGTGCCCTGGGCGGTACCTGTATCAACGACGGCTGTACCCCCACCAAAGCCATGATTGCCTGCGCAAAAGTAGCAGAAGCCATCCGGAACAGTCAGCGCTGGGGTATCTCCGTAGATCATAGCTCCATGGAAATAGACCTGCCGTTTATCGTACACCGCAAAAATGAAATCGTACAAAACTTCAGGAATTCCATACTACGTGGTTTCGATAACAAACCGGAAATAAAGCTCTTCATGGGTACCGCTGCTTTCTCCGGTCTTAAAAAAGTCATGATCAACAAGCTGGATGGCGGTAATGTAGAAATTGAAGCAGACAAAATCTTTATCAATACCGGCGCTACCACCATCATTCCTGATATTCCGGGTATAGACACCGTTCCCTTCCTGACCTCCACCACTATTCTCGACCAGATGGAAGTACCGGAAGAACTGATTGTGCTGGGAGGCAGCTATATAGGCCTGGAACTGGGGCAGCTCTATCATCGTTTAGGCAGTAACGTTACCATCGTAGAACCCGGCATACACCTGATGTCAAGGGAAGACGAAGATGTAGCCGCTACCGTGAAAAAATTCCTGGAAACGGAAGGCCTGGATATCCACCTCTCTGCCCATCCCGATAGCATCAGCTATGACAACGGTACCATCAGCCTGAATATCATTGCCGGCAATACCCGGAAAACTATTACCGGCACGCATCTGCTGGTAGCCACCGGCCGCAAGCCGCAATCTGCCGGCCTTCAGCTCAGTAAAACCAATGTCACCACAGATGATCACGGCTTCATACAGGTAAATGATTTCCTGGAAACCACCTGCCCGGGCATCTACGCCCTCGGCGATGTAAAACCCGGCCCCGCATTTACACATATGTCGTACAATGATCATCTGATTGTATACCATAATATCTTCGAAAACAAACATGAATCTATCCGTACAAGGCCCATTCCCTACTGCATGTTTACCGACCCGCAGCTGGGCCGCATCGGCCTGTCCGAAAAAGAAGCCGTACAGGCAGGCTACCCTATTAAAGTAGCCAAATTAGGCATGAACAAAGTAGCCAGGGCCATAGAAACCGGACTGACAACAGGTTTTATGAAAGCCATCGTACATGCGGCTACAGACAAAATCCTCGGCGCCGCCGTCATCGGCGACCAGGGCGGAGAAATCATGTCTATGCTGCAACTGGCCATGGCAGGCGACATCACCGCACGCCAGCTGAGCCAGATGATTTTCGCCCATCCACTATATGCCGAATCTTTAAATAACCTGTTCTTAACACTGGAAAAATAA